ATTTTTAGGTTTTTCTTCGAATTCATATACCGATAAATCTTCTCTAGTGTTCATTATTCCAAATCTAGATGCTTCATCCATTGAAACTTCAATTACTGCTATAGTTGCTTCTGCTTGCTTTTCTTTATGGAAATCCAGCATTTTTGTATAATCCATTTTATAAATATGATCTCCAGACAAGATTAAAATATATTCTGGATCATATCTATCAACAAATTCTATATTTTGATAAATTGCATTTGCCGTTCCCTTATACCATTCTCCACCCTTTTCTTCTTGATATGGAGGTAATATACTTACTCCACCCTGAGTTCTATCCAAATCCCATGCTTCACCTATACCAATGTGTGCATTTAGTTCTAACGGTTTATATTGAGTTAATACCCCTACTGTATATATCCCTGAATTTGAGCAATTGCTTAATGGAAAATCTATAATTCTATATTTCCCTCCAAATGGTACTGCTGGCTTTGCTAATTTTTTTGTTAATACCCCTAATCTTGACCCTTGTCCACCAGCTAATATCATTGCTACCATTTCATTTTTACCCATAATATTATCTCCTCTCATATGTTATTGCTCTCATTAGATAAAGTTTTAATATTTTATGCTTAACATATTATTTTATGTTAAGCATATTACTTTATAACCAATTTCTAAATATTGTTATTGCATCTAAAAATATCCTATTGTATTATTTTTACACAGTATATTATACACTTTATTGTAAATAAATACCACAAAAATGTATTCTAATAATATTCGTCACCATAAGCTAATTAATTATATTATAATTAATTAAAACTTTCGTAATATTTTAAAATCATGTGGAAAAATACTTATTATAATCTTATCCCCTATAAATTTATATTTTTCACTAACATTAAATAAATTTATATACGATCCACTTAAATTAATATCTTTAATTAATTTTTGTTCATTTGAAACATTAACTAAAACTATTACTTTTTCATTTTCATAATTTCTTTCAAAAATGAATACTTCTGGGTCTGTTTCATGAATATTTAAATCCCCTTTTTTTAAACTATTTTCACTATTCCTTATACTTGCTATTTTATGATAAAAGTTAATAAGGTTTTTATCTTCTTTTCCCCAAGGATAACTTTTTCTATTATCTGGTTCTTTTCCACCTTTTAACCCTGTTTCATCACCATAATATATAAGTGGTACCCCTGGCAATGTAAATTGAATTACTACAAGTAACCTCAGCAATTCTACATTCCCATCTAAAACAGTTAGTATTCTCTCAGTATCATTTGTACCTACAACATTTATGTTTCCATAAAAGCTTTCTCTTGGATAATTCTCGTATAAGGACATGATTTTTCGTTTAAATCTATCACATGTTATATATCCTTTAGTAAAATTAATTAAACATTCTCTTAAAGGATAGTTTGTAACAGCTTGTACTTCTTTGCCTTGCAAATATTTTCGCCTTTTTGAATAACTAACTTTATTAGATGCATCATCCCAAATATCACCTAAAAGTACAGTATCTTTATTAATTTCTTGCATTCTTGTTCGAATTAATTCTATAAACTCATCCGGAAGCTCATCTATTACATTTAATCTCCATCCGCTGCAACCCAAATCTATCCACTTTTTTATAATAGAATTATCATTTTTTATAATATAATCCGTATATCCCTTTTCCATTGAATTAACATTAGGTCTTTCATTAATCCCCCACCACGACTCATACTGATATGGATATATAGTAAACTTATACCAGTCATGATATTTAGAATTAGGTGATTGGTACGCACCAATCTCATTATAATTACCTAATTTATTGAAATATTTACTATCAGAGCTCGTATAACTTAATACTACATCTAAAATAATTTTTATTCCTTTGCTTTCTGCTGTTTCACATAATTCTCTAAATTCATTATTTGTACCAAACATCTCATCTGTAAATTCATAATCTCCCGTATCATA
The DNA window shown above is from Clostridium beijerinckii and carries:
- a CDS encoding alpha-glycosidase, whose amino-acid sequence is MDSIQAVHDSQSIKFREPFGAVEVGQKVKLSININREIIVAIEFIQFDGTKINMGMKKEYLNNGEFRYSLEIDTSDALGILEYYFILIDGYDRLYYGNNDEHLGGIGQIYTYNPMPYQITVYEKFYIPNWYKEGVVYQILIDRFYNGNEDNTINYPKQNSFIYGRWDDSPMCIKDNLGNISRWDFYGGNIKGIIRKLDYIKSLGVSIIQLSPVFKSSSYHKYDTGDYEFTDEMFGTNNEFRELCETAESKGIKIILDVVLSYTSSDSKYFNKLGNYNEIGAYQSPNSKYHDWYKFTIYPYQYESWWGINERPNVNSMEKGYTDYIIKNDNSIIKKWIDLGCSGWRLNVIDELPDEFIELIRTRMQEINKDTVLLGDIWDDASNKVSYSKRRKYLQGKEVQAVTNYPLRECLINFTKGYITCDRFKRKIMSLYENYPRESFYGNINVVGTNDTERILTVLDGNVELLRLLVVIQFTLPGVPLIYYGDETGLKGGKEPDNRKSYPWGKEDKNLINFYHKIASIRNSENSLKKGDLNIHETDPEVFIFERNYENEKVIVLVNVSNEQKLIKDINLSGSYINLFNVSEKYKFIGDKIIISIFPHDFKILRKF